From a region of the Branchiostoma floridae strain S238N-H82 chromosome 13, Bfl_VNyyK, whole genome shotgun sequence genome:
- the LOC118428710 gene encoding mitochondrial Rho GTPase 1-A-like isoform X2: protein MDATLSMRRDVRILLVGEPQVGKTSLILSLVSEEFPDEVPPRAEEITIPADVTPEKVPTHIVDYSAQEQTTDQLKDEILRANVVCIVYAVDNEHSVQMITQKWLPFIHETVGEDLRMPVLLVGNKSDLQEESSMESIIPIMNQFPEVETCVECSARNLKNISELFYYAQKAVLHPTAPLYCAEEKELKVPCVKALTRIFTICDADNDGLLKDRELNEFQKRCFNAPLAPQALEDVKAVVRKNCPDGTRDNGLTLPGFLFLHTLFIQRGRHETTWTVLRKFGYDDNLQLTEEYLYPSFRIPVGCTTELTHQGYSFLTMLFEKYDVDEDGCLSPEELQNLFSVCPIMPWGPDVNNTVVTNEQGWISLQGYLNQWTLTTYLDVPRTMEFLAYLGYIGGEHENQLSAITVTREKRADLQKKQTMRSVFQCNVIGPKGAGKTAFLQGHLGRNSEWQSRLAKEHLSRYTINLTQVYGQDKYLLLHEIDVGISDILTPEDMDCDVACLLYDVTDPRTFEYCARMYKQHFIDSKVPCLLVGAKADQAGVTQDHPIQPEEFCKKYKLPPPQGFTTKVTVNRDVYMKLATLANYPHWLLQCLCSCDKCATCWCQKAYNVVRHSLLTPIIHRHLKNMQSKNSQFWLKASVGAAVVAALGIILYKSISR, encoded by the exons CACAAGAACAGACAACAGATCAGTTAAAGGATGAAATCTTAAGG GCAAATGTAGTTTGCATTGTGTATGCTGTGGACAATGAGCATTCAGTTCAGATG ATCACTCAGAAGTGGTTACCATTTATCCATGAGACAGTGGGAGAAGACCTGAGGATGCCAGTATTACTGGTAGGAAACAAG TCTGATCTGCAAGAAGAGAGTTCAATGGAG TCCATCATACCAATAATGAATCAGTTCCCAGAAGTAGAAACTTGTGTTGAG TGCTCTGCGAGGAACCTTAAAAATATCTCGGAGCTGTTCTACTATGCACAGAAGGCTGTCCTCCACCCTACAGCACCTCTGTACTGTGCAGAGGAAAAAGAG TTAAAAGTTCCCTGTGTTAAGGCTCTGACCAGGATATTCACG ATCTGTGATGCTGACAATGATGGTTTGTTAAAAGACAGAGAGCTCAATGAATTCCAG AAGAGATGTTTCAATGCTCCACTAGCGCCCCAGGCCCTGGAGGATGTCAAAGCTGTGGTGAGGAAGAACTGTCCTGATGGCACCAGGGATAACGGACTCACTCTGCCAG GCTTCCTGTTCCTGCACACCTTGTTCATACAGAGAGGCAGACATGAGACCACATGGACAGTACTCAGGAAGTTTGGGTATGATGACAACCTACAACTCACAGAAGAGTACCTGTATCCAAG CTTTAGAATTCCTGTTGGCTGCACTACCGAGCTGACCCACCAGGGGTACTCGTTCCTCACCATGCTGTTTGAGAAGTATGATGTG GATGAAGATGGCTGCCTGTCACCTGAAGAGCTCCAGAACCTGTTCAGCGTGTGTCCCATAATGCCTTGGGGcccggatgtaaacaacacAGTGGTGACCAATGAACAAGGCTGGATCTCACTACAGGGGTACCTCAACCAGTGGAC ACTGACGACATACCTGGATGTGCCCCGTACTATGGAGTTCCTGGCCTACCTGGGGTACATCGGAGGGGAACACGaaaaccagctgtcagcaaTCACGG TGACGCGGGAGAAGAGAGCAGACCTGCAGAAGAAACAGACGATGAGGAGCGTGTTCCAGTGTAACGTCATCGGACCCAAGGGTGCCGGCAAAACTGCCTTCCTACAGGGGCATCTGGGAAGGAACTCTGAG TGGCAGTCCAGGCTGGCAAAGGAACACCTGTCCAGGTATACCATCAACCTGACACAGGTGTACGGACAGGACAAGTACTTACTG CTCCATGAGATAGACGTGGGGATTTCTGACATCCTGACTCCAGAGGACATGGACTGTGATGTGGCCTGTTTACTTTATGATGTCACCGACCCGAGGACCTTTGAATACTGTGCCAGAATGTACAAG CAACACTTTATAGACAGTAAGGTGCCGTGCTTGTTAGTTGGAGCCAAGGCTGACCAGGCAGGGGTAACTCAGGACCATCCCATCCAACCTGAGGAGTTCTGTAAGAAGTACAAACTGCCTCCACCGCAGGGCTTCACCACCAAGGTCACGGTCAACAGGGACGTCTACATGAAGCTGGCCACTCTGGCCAACTACCC CCACTGGCTGTTGCAATGCTTGTGTTCGTGTGACAAGTGTGCAACTTGCTGGTGCCAAAAGGCCTACAACGTCGTGCGCCATTCTCTTCTCACCCCCATAATACACAG GCACCTGAAGAACATGCAGAGTAAGAACTCCCAGTTCTGGCTGAAGGCATCAGTAGGAGCTGCAGTGGTGGCAGCCCTGGGCATCATCCTGTACAAGAGCATTAGTAGATAA
- the LOC118428710 gene encoding mitochondrial Rho GTPase 1-A-like isoform X1, translating to MDATLSMRRDVRILLVGEPQVGKTSLILSLVSEEFPDEVPPRAEEITIPADVTPEKVPTHIVDYSAQEQTTDQLKDEILRANVVCIVYAVDNEHSVQMITQKWLPFIHETVGEDLRMPVLLVGNKSDLQEESSMESIIPIMNQFPEVETCVECSARNLKNISELFYYAQKAVLHPTAPLYCAEEKELKVPCVKALTRIFTICDADNDGLLKDRELNEFQKRCFNAPLAPQALEDVKAVVRKNCPDGTRDNGLTLPGFLFLHTLFIQRGRHETTWTVLRKFGYDDNLQLTEEYLYPSFRIPVGCTTELTHQGYSFLTMLFEKYDVDEDGCLSPEELQNLFSVCPIMPWGPDVNNTVVTNEQGWISLQGYLNQWTLTTYLDVPRTMEFLAYLGYIGGEHENQLSAITVTREKRADLQKKQTMRSVFQCNVIGPKGAGKTAFLQGHLGRNSEWQSRLAKEHLSRYTINLTQVYGQDKYLLLHEIDVGISDILTPEDMDCDVACLLYDVTDPRTFEYCARMYKQHFIDSKVPCLLVGAKADQAGVTQDHPIQPEEFCKKYKLPPPQGFTTKVTVNRDVYMKLATLANYPHAHWLLQCLCSCDKCATCWCQKAYNVVRHSLLTPIIHRHLKNMQSKNSQFWLKASVGAAVVAALGIILYKSISR from the exons CACAAGAACAGACAACAGATCAGTTAAAGGATGAAATCTTAAGG GCAAATGTAGTTTGCATTGTGTATGCTGTGGACAATGAGCATTCAGTTCAGATG ATCACTCAGAAGTGGTTACCATTTATCCATGAGACAGTGGGAGAAGACCTGAGGATGCCAGTATTACTGGTAGGAAACAAG TCTGATCTGCAAGAAGAGAGTTCAATGGAG TCCATCATACCAATAATGAATCAGTTCCCAGAAGTAGAAACTTGTGTTGAG TGCTCTGCGAGGAACCTTAAAAATATCTCGGAGCTGTTCTACTATGCACAGAAGGCTGTCCTCCACCCTACAGCACCTCTGTACTGTGCAGAGGAAAAAGAG TTAAAAGTTCCCTGTGTTAAGGCTCTGACCAGGATATTCACG ATCTGTGATGCTGACAATGATGGTTTGTTAAAAGACAGAGAGCTCAATGAATTCCAG AAGAGATGTTTCAATGCTCCACTAGCGCCCCAGGCCCTGGAGGATGTCAAAGCTGTGGTGAGGAAGAACTGTCCTGATGGCACCAGGGATAACGGACTCACTCTGCCAG GCTTCCTGTTCCTGCACACCTTGTTCATACAGAGAGGCAGACATGAGACCACATGGACAGTACTCAGGAAGTTTGGGTATGATGACAACCTACAACTCACAGAAGAGTACCTGTATCCAAG CTTTAGAATTCCTGTTGGCTGCACTACCGAGCTGACCCACCAGGGGTACTCGTTCCTCACCATGCTGTTTGAGAAGTATGATGTG GATGAAGATGGCTGCCTGTCACCTGAAGAGCTCCAGAACCTGTTCAGCGTGTGTCCCATAATGCCTTGGGGcccggatgtaaacaacacAGTGGTGACCAATGAACAAGGCTGGATCTCACTACAGGGGTACCTCAACCAGTGGAC ACTGACGACATACCTGGATGTGCCCCGTACTATGGAGTTCCTGGCCTACCTGGGGTACATCGGAGGGGAACACGaaaaccagctgtcagcaaTCACGG TGACGCGGGAGAAGAGAGCAGACCTGCAGAAGAAACAGACGATGAGGAGCGTGTTCCAGTGTAACGTCATCGGACCCAAGGGTGCCGGCAAAACTGCCTTCCTACAGGGGCATCTGGGAAGGAACTCTGAG TGGCAGTCCAGGCTGGCAAAGGAACACCTGTCCAGGTATACCATCAACCTGACACAGGTGTACGGACAGGACAAGTACTTACTG CTCCATGAGATAGACGTGGGGATTTCTGACATCCTGACTCCAGAGGACATGGACTGTGATGTGGCCTGTTTACTTTATGATGTCACCGACCCGAGGACCTTTGAATACTGTGCCAGAATGTACAAG CAACACTTTATAGACAGTAAGGTGCCGTGCTTGTTAGTTGGAGCCAAGGCTGACCAGGCAGGGGTAACTCAGGACCATCCCATCCAACCTGAGGAGTTCTGTAAGAAGTACAAACTGCCTCCACCGCAGGGCTTCACCACCAAGGTCACGGTCAACAGGGACGTCTACATGAAGCTGGCCACTCTGGCCAACTACCC GCATGC CCACTGGCTGTTGCAATGCTTGTGTTCGTGTGACAAGTGTGCAACTTGCTGGTGCCAAAAGGCCTACAACGTCGTGCGCCATTCTCTTCTCACCCCCATAATACACAG GCACCTGAAGAACATGCAGAGTAAGAACTCCCAGTTCTGGCTGAAGGCATCAGTAGGAGCTGCAGTGGTGGCAGCCCTGGGCATCATCCTGTACAAGAGCATTAGTAGATAA